A single region of the Arthrobacter sp. zg-Y820 genome encodes:
- a CDS encoding 3-hydroxyacyl-CoA dehydrogenase NAD-binding domain-containing protein, which yields MTASDYQRLASLFPTEVVTHSYVSDITLPGGAGTFALITLDNDVDHSRPTTLGPNTLLELGEVLDALAARAAAGEIVGVGVTGKPHYLVAGADLSATQKLASYEDGLAMARLGHEVYGKLNTLGVPSFAFINGVALGGGLEIALQSQYRTVSTGAGALALPEAFIGLVPGWGGVYLLPRLIGPENAVKVMIENPLSNNRTLSGPAAFKLGIADAMFEPADFVEQSLAWAARVITGEETVTRPNAADPAVSPEAWDASVARGRAVVEARTSNAAPAPAKVLDLLEAGKNWTAEQSRDAECEALAELMQTPQFHATVYAFLDLVQKRGKRPAGAPDRKLARPVSKVGVVGAGLMASQLALLFARQLKVPVVMTDIDQARVDKGVGYVHAEVDKLLAKGRISPDAANRTKALVSGSVSKEAFSDADFVIEAVFEELSVKKQVFAEVEAVVSPECILATNTSSLSVTEMAADLQHPERVVGFHFFNPVAVMPLLEIVRAPKTDDAVLATAFVLAKALKKTAVLVKDDAAFVVNRILGRMFGEITAVFDEGTDAATADNALRPMGLPMSPFTLLALVGLPVGQHVQESLHAAFGDRFWLSENSQKIIDAGIKSLWQKDESGKPYVPEETLALLSFGNTPSTSEQVLRRTQDALADEIGRMLDEGVVAGPEDIDLCVILGAGWPMHLGGITPYLDRVGASERVNGKKFHAEKEPVPAAS from the coding sequence ATGACTGCAAGCGATTACCAGCGGCTGGCCAGCCTGTTTCCCACCGAGGTCGTCACGCACTCCTACGTCTCGGACATCACGCTGCCCGGCGGCGCCGGCACCTTTGCGCTGATCACCCTGGACAACGACGTCGACCACTCCCGCCCGACCACGCTGGGTCCGAACACACTGCTGGAGCTGGGCGAAGTGCTTGACGCCCTGGCGGCGCGGGCCGCGGCCGGGGAGATTGTCGGCGTCGGCGTCACCGGCAAGCCGCACTATCTGGTGGCCGGCGCCGACCTGTCCGCCACCCAGAAGCTGGCCTCCTATGAGGACGGGCTGGCCATGGCCCGCCTGGGCCACGAGGTGTACGGCAAGCTGAACACCCTGGGCGTGCCCAGTTTCGCGTTCATCAACGGCGTGGCGCTGGGCGGCGGACTGGAAATTGCCCTGCAGTCCCAGTACCGCACCGTCTCGACCGGCGCCGGCGCACTGGCGCTGCCGGAGGCCTTCATCGGCCTGGTTCCGGGCTGGGGCGGCGTCTACCTGCTGCCGCGCCTGATCGGCCCCGAAAACGCGGTGAAGGTCATGATCGAGAACCCGCTGAGCAACAACCGGACACTTTCGGGTCCGGCTGCCTTCAAGCTGGGCATTGCCGACGCAATGTTCGAACCGGCCGACTTTGTGGAGCAGTCCCTGGCCTGGGCCGCCCGCGTGATCACCGGCGAGGAAACCGTTACCCGGCCCAATGCCGCCGATCCCGCGGTTAGCCCCGAAGCCTGGGACGCCTCCGTCGCCCGCGGCCGTGCCGTGGTGGAGGCCCGCACGTCCAACGCCGCCCCCGCGCCCGCGAAGGTGCTGGACCTGCTGGAGGCCGGCAAGAACTGGACCGCCGAGCAGTCCCGTGACGCCGAGTGCGAGGCGCTGGCCGAACTGATGCAGACCCCGCAGTTCCACGCCACCGTGTACGCGTTCCTCGACCTGGTGCAGAAGCGCGGCAAGCGTCCGGCCGGCGCACCGGACCGGAAACTGGCACGGCCCGTCTCCAAGGTGGGCGTGGTGGGCGCCGGCCTGATGGCCAGCCAGCTCGCCCTGCTCTTCGCCCGCCAGCTCAAGGTGCCCGTGGTGATGACGGACATCGACCAGGCCCGCGTGGACAAGGGCGTGGGCTACGTGCACGCCGAGGTGGACAAGCTGCTGGCCAAGGGACGCATCTCCCCCGACGCCGCCAACCGCACCAAGGCGCTGGTCTCGGGATCGGTGTCCAAGGAGGCGTTCTCCGACGCTGACTTCGTCATTGAGGCAGTCTTCGAGGAACTCTCCGTCAAGAAGCAGGTCTTCGCCGAGGTGGAGGCAGTGGTTTCCCCCGAGTGCATCCTGGCGACCAACACGTCCTCACTGTCAGTGACCGAGATGGCCGCTGACCTGCAGCACCCCGAGCGGGTGGTGGGCTTCCACTTCTTCAACCCGGTGGCCGTGATGCCGCTGCTGGAGATCGTGCGTGCACCCAAGACCGACGACGCCGTGCTGGCCACCGCGTTTGTGCTGGCCAAGGCGCTGAAGAAGACCGCTGTTCTGGTCAAGGACGACGCCGCGTTTGTGGTCAACCGGATCCTGGGCCGCATGTTCGGTGAAATCACCGCCGTGTTCGACGAGGGCACCGACGCCGCCACCGCCGACAACGCGCTGCGCCCCATGGGCCTGCCGATGTCGCCGTTCACGCTGCTGGCGCTGGTGGGCCTGCCGGTGGGCCAGCATGTGCAGGAATCCCTGCATGCTGCCTTCGGCGACAGGTTCTGGCTCTCGGAGAACTCGCAGAAGATCATCGACGCCGGCATCAAGTCGCTGTGGCAGAAGGACGAGAGCGGAAAGCCGTACGTTCCGGAGGAAACCCTGGCGCTGCTGTCGTTCGGGAACACGCCGTCGACCTCGGAGCAGGTCCTGCGGCGCACGCAGGATGCCCTCGCCGACGAAATTGGCCGGATGCTGGACGAAGGCGTTGTGGCCGGGCCCGAGGACATCGACCTCTGCGTCATCCTCGGTGCCGGCTGGCCGATGCACCTGGGCGGGATCACGCCGTACCTGGACCGCGTCGGCGCGTCCGAGCGGGTGAACGGCAAGAAGTTCCACGCCGAGAAGGAGCCGGTGCCGGCTGCTTCGTAG
- a CDS encoding thiolase family protein: MSPQSRARQIRDVVFVDGVRTPFGKAGEKGMYAGMRADDLVVKCIRELMRRNPSLPPERIDEVAIAATTQTGDQGLTIGRTAALLAGLPQSVPGFAIDRMCAGALTAVTTTASGIGFGAYDVVIAGGVEHMGNHPMGKDADPNPRFVTERIVDPAALNMGNTAENLHDRFPDITKERTDAYAAASQEKLAKAYANNLIQPDLVPVASKKPGKGWTLNSVDEGPRPGTSVEDLAELRTPFRAHGRVTAGNASGLNDGATTALLASADAAAELGLPVKMRLVGYAFAGVEPEVMGYGPVPATEKALKQTGLSIEDIGLFEINEAFAVQVLSFLDFYGIADDDPRVNRYGGAIAVGHPLASSGVRLMNQLARQFEEDPTVRYGMTTMCIGLGMGGTIIWENPNHPDYTTDTESTEATK, from the coding sequence GTGAGCCCACAAAGCCGAGCACGGCAGATCAGGGACGTTGTTTTCGTTGACGGAGTCCGCACTCCCTTCGGCAAGGCCGGCGAGAAGGGCATGTATGCCGGCATGCGCGCCGACGACCTGGTGGTCAAGTGCATCCGCGAACTGATGCGGCGCAACCCCTCCCTCCCCCCGGAACGCATTGACGAAGTGGCCATTGCCGCCACCACCCAGACCGGTGACCAGGGCCTGACCATCGGCCGCACCGCCGCCCTGCTGGCCGGACTGCCGCAGTCAGTGCCCGGCTTCGCGATTGACCGCATGTGTGCCGGAGCCCTGACGGCCGTCACCACCACCGCCTCGGGCATCGGCTTCGGCGCGTACGACGTCGTCATCGCCGGCGGCGTGGAGCACATGGGCAACCACCCGATGGGCAAGGACGCCGATCCGAACCCGCGCTTCGTCACCGAACGCATTGTGGACCCGGCCGCGCTGAATATGGGCAACACCGCCGAGAACCTGCACGACCGCTTCCCGGACATCACCAAGGAGCGCACCGACGCGTACGCCGCGGCCAGCCAGGAGAAGCTCGCCAAGGCTTACGCCAACAATCTGATCCAGCCGGATCTGGTCCCGGTTGCCTCCAAAAAGCCCGGCAAGGGCTGGACCCTGAATTCCGTGGATGAAGGACCCCGTCCCGGCACCTCGGTGGAGGACCTCGCCGAGCTGCGCACCCCGTTCCGCGCCCACGGCCGCGTCACCGCCGGCAACGCCTCGGGCCTGAACGACGGCGCCACCACCGCGCTGCTCGCATCCGCCGACGCCGCCGCGGAACTCGGCCTGCCGGTGAAGATGCGTCTGGTCGGCTACGCCTTCGCCGGTGTCGAACCGGAGGTCATGGGCTACGGCCCGGTTCCGGCCACCGAGAAGGCCCTGAAGCAGACCGGCCTGTCCATCGAGGACATCGGGCTGTTTGAAATCAACGAGGCCTTCGCCGTCCAGGTGCTCTCCTTCCTGGACTTCTACGGCATCGCCGACGACGACCCCCGGGTCAACCGCTACGGCGGCGCGATCGCCGTCGGGCACCCGCTGGCCTCCTCGGGCGTGCGCCTGATGAACCAGCTTGCCCGCCAGTTCGAAGAAGACCCGACGGTGCGCTACGGCATGACCACCATGTGCATTGGCCTGGGCATGGGCGGCACCATCATCTGGGAAAACCCGAACCACCCCGACTACACCACCGACACCGAGTCCACGGAGGCCACAAAGTAA
- a CDS encoding hemolysin family protein: MYELIMLAVGLLLTVGTGLFVASEFSLVNLDRNDLEARQAAGEKRLGPTINALKITSTHLSSAQLGITLTTLLTGYTFEPAISSLLRQPMLALGVPEAFVGGAGAVIGIFLATVFSMIIGELVPKNFALALPLATAKLVIPFQTLFTTVFKPVILLFNNTANAIIRSFGIEPKEELSGARSAEELSSLVRRSALEGVLDLDHAQLLSRTLRFSDHTADDVMTPRVRMRSVAAADTAEQVIELAVNTGYSRFPVIGRDSDDVLGVLHVKQAFAVALAERGNVTAAELMVEALRVPESMGVDSLLGLLRQQGLQVAVVSDEHGGTAGIVTLEDLVEEIVGELEDEHDRARVGVVRSGRSLTFDASLRPDELRERTGVVVPDGEEYDTLAGFVTDLLDRIPELGDEVPVNNGVLRVERVVGTHVERLRYTPAVDAPQSDHDRIIDELTKDLA, from the coding sequence ATGTATGAATTGATCATGCTCGCTGTTGGCCTTTTGCTCACGGTCGGCACCGGGCTTTTTGTTGCTTCCGAGTTTTCGCTGGTCAATCTGGACCGCAATGACCTCGAAGCCCGCCAGGCCGCCGGCGAGAAGCGCCTCGGCCCCACCATCAACGCCCTCAAGATCACCTCGACGCACCTCTCCAGCGCCCAGCTGGGCATTACGCTCACCACGCTGCTGACGGGTTACACCTTTGAACCGGCGATCAGCTCACTGCTGCGCCAACCCATGCTCGCCCTCGGTGTTCCCGAGGCCTTCGTCGGCGGCGCCGGCGCCGTCATCGGTATTTTCCTGGCCACCGTGTTCTCGATGATCATCGGTGAACTGGTGCCGAAGAACTTCGCCCTGGCCCTGCCGCTGGCGACCGCCAAGCTGGTCATTCCGTTCCAGACCCTGTTCACGACGGTGTTCAAGCCCGTCATCCTGCTGTTCAACAACACGGCAAATGCGATCATCCGTTCCTTCGGCATCGAGCCGAAGGAGGAGCTTTCCGGCGCGCGCAGCGCCGAGGAACTCAGTTCGCTGGTCCGCCGCTCCGCGCTGGAAGGCGTGCTGGACCTTGACCACGCGCAGCTGCTCAGCCGCACCCTGCGCTTCTCCGACCACACCGCCGACGACGTCATGACGCCTCGCGTCCGGATGCGCTCCGTTGCGGCCGCTGACACTGCCGAGCAGGTCATCGAACTGGCCGTGAACACCGGATACTCCCGTTTCCCGGTAATCGGCCGGGACTCCGATGACGTGCTGGGCGTGCTCCACGTCAAGCAGGCCTTCGCCGTTGCCCTCGCCGAACGCGGCAACGTGACCGCTGCAGAACTCATGGTCGAAGCCCTCCGCGTCCCCGAATCCATGGGCGTTGACTCTCTCCTGGGCCTGCTGCGCCAGCAGGGCCTGCAGGTGGCCGTCGTCTCCGACGAGCACGGCGGCACCGCCGGCATCGTGACCCTGGAGGACCTGGTGGAGGAAATCGTCGGCGAATTGGAAGACGAGCACGACCGCGCCCGGGTGGGTGTGGTCCGCAGCGGCCGTTCGCTCACCTTTGACGCCTCGCTGCGCCCCGACGAACTGCGCGAACGCACCGGCGTTGTGGTTCCCGACGGCGAAGAGTACGACACCCTGGCCGGATTCGTCACCGACCTGCTGGACCGCATTCCGGAACTGGGCGATGAAGTGCCCGTCAATAACGGTGTCCTGCGCGTGGAACGCGTCGTCGGCACGCATGTCGAACGGCTGCGCTACACCCCCGCGGTGGATGCGCCGCAGAGCGACCACGATCGAATTATTGACGAGCTCACGAAGGACCTGGCATGA
- a CDS encoding hemolysin family protein, with translation MSEYLPGIVWLVVLLVVNAFFVGAEFAVISARRSQIEPKAEAGSKAAKTTLWAMEHATLMLATSQLGITVCSLVILNVSEPAIHHLLEIPLGLTSLSAEAIGVVAFVVALLLVTFLHVVIGEMVPKNISFSVPTRAALLLAPPLVMVARIFKPVIWSLNGIANAVLRLFKVEPKDEATSAYTMDEVANIVEQSTREGVLADASGTLSAAFEFTSKTVADVEVPIERMVLLPESATPADIQEAVGRHGYSRYILTDDDAVPSGYLHLKDVMDLTAPEKFGAPVPAKRIRRLASAFRGSELEDALATMRRTGAHVARVFDAAGNTTGVLFLEDIIEELVGEVQDATTV, from the coding sequence ATGAGTGAATATCTTCCCGGAATCGTCTGGCTCGTCGTCCTGCTGGTCGTCAACGCCTTCTTCGTGGGTGCCGAGTTTGCAGTGATTTCGGCCCGCCGCTCCCAGATTGAACCCAAGGCCGAAGCCGGTTCCAAGGCCGCCAAGACCACCCTCTGGGCCATGGAGCACGCCACGCTGATGCTGGCCACCAGCCAGCTGGGCATCACCGTCTGCTCACTGGTCATCCTGAACGTCTCCGAGCCGGCGATCCACCATCTGCTGGAAATTCCGCTGGGCCTGACGTCGCTCTCCGCCGAGGCCATCGGCGTCGTCGCCTTTGTTGTTGCGCTGCTGCTGGTGACCTTCCTGCACGTGGTGATCGGCGAGATGGTGCCCAAGAACATCTCCTTCTCCGTTCCCACCCGTGCCGCCCTGCTGCTGGCTCCTCCGCTGGTGATGGTGGCCCGGATCTTCAAGCCGGTGATCTGGTCGCTGAACGGCATTGCCAATGCCGTGCTGCGCCTGTTCAAGGTGGAGCCCAAGGACGAAGCCACCAGTGCCTACACAATGGATGAGGTCGCCAACATCGTGGAGCAGTCCACCCGCGAGGGCGTGCTGGCCGATGCCAGCGGAACCCTGAGTGCGGCGTTCGAGTTCACGTCCAAGACCGTGGCCGATGTCGAGGTGCCGATCGAGCGGATGGTGCTGCTGCCGGAATCGGCCACGCCTGCGGACATCCAGGAAGCGGTGGGCCGCCACGGCTACTCCCGCTACATCCTCACTGACGACGACGCCGTGCCCAGCGGCTACCTGCACCTCAAGGACGTCATGGACCTGACCGCGCCGGAGAAGTTCGGCGCTCCCGTTCCGGCCAAGCGCATCCGCCGCCTGGCCTCGGCCTTCCGCGGCAGTGAGCTCGAGGACGCCCTGGCCACCATGCGCCGCACCGGCGCCCATGTGGCACGAGTGTTCGACGCCGCCGGCAACACCACCGGGGTGCTGTTCCTGGAGGACATCATCGAGGAACTCGTCGGCGAAGTGCAGGACGCCACCACCGTGTAG
- a CDS encoding VOC family protein — translation MENQMHQAADYDTKAPTPFGLGLHHVQLSMPAGTEDDCRRFYVGLLGFTEVQKPPVLAARGGLWVRADSLEIHLGVEEDFRPAKKSHPGILVGDLDALARHVEEQGLEPEWDDAFPGMRRFYLRDNNGNRLEFLSPAG, via the coding sequence ATGGAAAACCAGATGCATCAGGCGGCCGACTACGACACCAAGGCACCCACGCCCTTTGGATTGGGCCTGCACCACGTCCAGCTGTCCATGCCGGCCGGTACGGAGGACGACTGCCGGCGCTTCTACGTGGGTCTCCTCGGCTTCACCGAGGTGCAGAAGCCGCCGGTGCTTGCGGCGCGCGGCGGCCTCTGGGTGCGGGCGGACAGCCTTGAGATTCACCTCGGCGTCGAAGAGGATTTCCGGCCGGCGAAAAAGTCCCATCCGGGGATCCTGGTCGGTGATCTGGATGCCCTGGCCCGGCACGTCGAAGAACAGGGGCTGGAACCCGAATGGGACGATGCCTTCCCCGGCATGCGCCGGTTCTACCTGCGGGACAACAACGGCAACCGGCTCGAGTTCCTTTCGCCCGCCGGCTGA